A stretch of Helicobacter pylori oki112 DNA encodes these proteins:
- the minC gene encoding septum site-determining protein MinC → MLKTNQKNVHAFEIEKQDPEAVMEFLEKNHALLQYFLIIFKYDIEPEVKAILHKHQLLFLETNRVLNGRHIKTMPLKEETNHSKPNHSKTEPKTTIYERHIRSGEEIYSANHLIFLGNIHNGAKIISEGCVSVYGVCEGAIVCFGECLILKEVKSAQIVFQNQILSLKEIERLLVNKNIKIITKNDDILDIKEVL, encoded by the coding sequence ATGTTAAAAACGAATCAAAAAAATGTGCATGCGTTTGAAATTGAAAAGCAAGATCCTGAAGCGGTCATGGAATTTTTAGAAAAAAACCATGCCCTTTTGCAATATTTTCTTATTATTTTTAAATATGATATTGAACCAGAAGTCAAAGCCATTTTGCACAAACACCAGCTTTTGTTTTTAGAAACGAATCGCGTTTTAAACGGACGCCATATCAAAACCATGCCTTTAAAAGAAGAAACCAACCATTCAAAACCCAATCATTCTAAAACAGAACCTAAAACAACGATTTATGAGCGCCATATCAGGAGTGGGGAAGAGATTTATAGCGCTAATCATCTTATTTTTTTGGGTAATATCCACAATGGAGCGAAGATTATTTCAGAGGGCTGTGTGTCGGTTTATGGGGTTTGCGAAGGGGCGATTGTGTGCTTTGGAGAGTGCTTGATTTTAAAAGAAGTCAAGAGCGCTCAAATCGTTTTTCAAAATCAAATTTTGTCTTTAAAAGAGATTGAACGGCTTTTGGTAAATAAAAATATTAAAATAATCACTAAAAATGACGATATACTAGACATAAAGGAAGTATTATGA
- a CDS encoding outer membrane beta-barrel protein — MLKFKYCLIYIALILGLQATDYDNLEEENQQLDEKINHLKQQLTEKGVSPQEINKDKFEEEYIDRSYPKISSKKKEKLLKSFSIADDKSGVFLGGGYAYGELNLSYQGEMLDRYGANAPSAFKNNININAPVSMISVKFGYQKYFVPYFGTRFYGDLLLGGGALKENALKQGSFIYVLGAMNTDLLFDMPLDFKTKKHYLGVYAGFGIGLMLYQDKPNQNGRNLVVGGYSSPNFLWKSLIEVDYTFNVGVSLTLYRKHRLEIGTKLPISYLRMGVEEGAVYQNKEGDERLLISANNQFKRSSFLLVNYAFIF, encoded by the coding sequence ATGTTGAAGTTTAAATATTGTTTGATTTATATCGCGCTCATACTGGGACTTCAAGCGACAGATTATGACAATTTAGAAGAAGAAAACCAACAATTAGACGAAAAAATAAACCATTTAAAGCAACAGCTCACCGAAAAAGGGGTTTCGCCCCAAGAGATAAATAAGGATAAGTTTGAAGAAGAATATATTGATCGATCTTATCCTAAAATTTCCTCCAAGAAAAAAGAGAAATTGCTCAAATCTTTTTCCATAGCCGATGATAAGAGTGGGGTTTTTTTAGGGGGTGGGTATGCTTATGGGGAACTTAACTTGTCTTATCAAGGGGAAATGTTAGACAGATATGGTGCGAATGCCCCTAGCGCGTTTAAAAACAATATCAATATTAACGCTCCTGTTTCTATGATTAGCGTTAAATTCGGATATCAAAAATACTTTGTGCCTTATTTTGGGACACGATTTTATGGGGATTTATTGCTTGGGGGTGGGGCGTTAAAAGAGAATGCACTCAAGCAAGGCTCGTTTATTTATGTTTTAGGGGCTATGAATACGGATTTATTGTTTGATATGCCTTTAGATTTTAAGACTAAAAAGCATTATTTAGGCGTTTATGCGGGTTTTGGGATAGGGCTTATGCTCTATCAAGACAAGCCTAATCAAAACGGGAGGAATTTGGTAGTGGGGGGCTATTCAAGCCCTAATTTTTTATGGAAATCTTTGATTGAAGTGGATTACACTTTTAATGTGGGCGTGAGTTTGACGCTTTATAGGAAACACCGCTTAGAGATTGGCACAAAATTACCGATTAGCTATTTGAGAATGGGAGTGGAAGAGGGAGCGGTTTATCAAAATAAAGAAGGTGATGAGCGTTTATTGATTTCGGCTAACAACCAGTTCAAGCGATCCAGCTTTTTATTAGTGAATTATGCGTTTATTTTTTAA
- a CDS encoding M23 family metallopeptidase, protein MELRFKILALVVLILGGYLIFNALITKPKALSFSLSSKEGALNDNDETLFWDLKKPIKIKIIAPKGIKRYDLKVTTQDGLILYEKENLVLDKPKSLEVPLIRPEIMGLEDKCLLYEIQANDWSYANFFNGNKASFKQEVCVDTIKPSITILSRSPSIAYGGSAVVVFEALDKNLSQAFVRVKKKDFKAFRLVEFKQRNVFIALVPWSYKNKDFKAFIVAKDKAYNSNTTPLLLKRKTHHVREKDIDLSALKDKIAKQEKFQNHTEQTLLEMFSNARLKDLEKIQKIVLDQGDFYKDFSHFQALKPLNGPFKMASNFLENRRILRDNQVLFQFLHLGVDLMPSKDLSLAFDPSMKRVFKGELDFYGNSLIHCYGLGLCVFLAHLKDDESVGSSGLKLGNGLHLGMLLQGVFVRPNEWLNEQWIKTNIITPIEQAKWLLMKG, encoded by the coding sequence TTGGAGTTAAGGTTTAAAATTTTAGCGTTAGTCGTTTTAATTTTAGGGGGTTATTTGATTTTTAACGCTTTAATCACAAAACCTAAAGCTTTAAGTTTTAGTTTAAGCAGCAAAGAGGGTGCGCTTAATGACAATGATGAAACGCTTTTTTGGGATTTAAAAAAACCCATTAAGATTAAAATAATAGCCCCAAAGGGCATCAAACGCTATGATTTAAAAGTAACCACACAAGATGGTTTGATCTTATACGAAAAAGAAAATCTGGTATTGGATAAACCCAAGTCTTTAGAAGTGCCTTTAATTAGGCCTGAAATCATGGGGTTAGAAGACAAGTGCCTTTTGTATGAAATTCAAGCTAATGATTGGAGCTATGCTAATTTTTTCAATGGCAATAAGGCGTCTTTCAAACAAGAAGTGTGTGTTGATACGATAAAACCCTCAATCACGATTTTATCTCGTTCCCCAAGCATCGCTTATGGAGGGAGCGCTGTAGTTGTCTTTGAAGCTTTGGATAAGAATTTGTCTCAAGCGTTTGTGCGCGTCAAAAAAAAGGATTTTAAAGCTTTCAGGCTTGTAGAATTCAAACAGCGTAATGTTTTTATCGCTCTAGTGCCTTGGTCTTATAAAAATAAGGATTTTAAGGCGTTCATTGTCGCTAAAGATAAAGCCTATAACTCTAATACCACCCCTTTATTACTCAAGCGAAAAACCCATCATGTGAGGGAAAAAGATATAGACTTAAGCGCCTTAAAAGACAAGATTGCAAAGCAAGAAAAATTTCAAAATCACACTGAGCAAACTTTATTAGAAATGTTTTCCAACGCGCGCTTAAAAGATTTAGAAAAAATCCAAAAGATTGTTTTAGATCAAGGGGATTTTTATAAGGATTTTTCCCATTTTCAAGCGCTAAAACCCTTGAATGGGCCTTTTAAAATGGCAAGCAATTTTTTAGAAAATCGGCGTATCTTAAGGGATAATCAGGTGTTGTTCCAATTCTTGCATTTAGGGGTGGATTTGATGCCTAGTAAGGATTTATCTTTAGCGTTTGATCCATCTATGAAAAGGGTTTTTAAGGGGGAGTTAGATTTTTATGGCAATAGTTTAATCCATTGCTATGGGCTGGGTTTGTGCGTTTTTTTAGCCCATTTAAAAGATGATGAAAGCGTGGGGAGTAGTGGTTTGAAATTAGGGAATGGGTTGCATTTAGGGATGCTTTTGCAAGGGGTTTTTGTCCGGCCCAATGAATGGCTTAATGAGCAATGGATAAAAACCAATATCATCACCCCCATAGAGCAAGCCAAGTGGCTTTTAATGAAAGGATAG